In Stieleria varia, one genomic interval encodes:
- a CDS encoding SMP-30/gluconolactonase/LRE family protein, producing the protein MSQTYEARPLDVPATSELRFLPEGPYQYSESVLSWVGIQHGANARHGSVNLLDLRTGENRSFELPGRPGFAFPCQSNGKFVVGCERSLGIFDTADGSWDVFCEGVDADVENTIINDGLMIEDNLVFGTKDLEFATKKAGLYLYRGRDAKLIRLRDDQICSNGKATMMIDGKLNLIDIDSPTRTVVRYELDIDAGTLTDAVVVLDLTDDPAVPDGAILTPDAAGLIVSMFLPSVADHGETRLYDLASGELRATWRTAGSPQNTCPALVKHDGSLQLVITTAVENMSPADQQACPNAGRLFVADSGLSAQGFDSPKFPR; encoded by the coding sequence GTGAGCCAGACCTACGAAGCCCGCCCGTTGGACGTCCCTGCAACCAGCGAATTGCGATTCCTGCCGGAAGGCCCGTACCAGTACTCCGAGAGCGTCTTGTCCTGGGTCGGCATCCAACACGGCGCCAACGCCCGACACGGCAGCGTCAACCTGCTGGATCTGCGGACGGGCGAAAACCGGTCGTTTGAGTTGCCCGGACGCCCAGGGTTTGCGTTTCCCTGTCAATCCAATGGCAAGTTCGTTGTCGGTTGCGAGCGATCCCTGGGAATCTTTGACACGGCGGATGGCAGTTGGGATGTCTTTTGCGAAGGAGTCGATGCCGACGTCGAGAATACGATCATCAACGATGGCCTGATGATCGAAGACAATCTGGTCTTTGGCACCAAAGACCTCGAGTTCGCAACGAAGAAAGCCGGTTTGTATCTGTATCGCGGCCGAGACGCGAAGCTGATCCGCTTGCGCGATGATCAGATTTGCAGCAACGGAAAGGCGACGATGATGATCGACGGAAAGCTGAACTTGATCGACATCGATTCGCCGACACGAACGGTCGTTCGATACGAGTTGGACATCGACGCGGGCACACTGACTGACGCGGTCGTTGTGCTGGACTTGACCGACGATCCGGCGGTCCCAGACGGTGCGATCTTGACCCCCGATGCAGCAGGATTGATCGTGTCCATGTTCCTGCCGTCCGTTGCCGATCACGGCGAAACACGGTTGTATGACTTGGCCAGCGGTGAATTGCGGGCGACGTGGCGTACCGCAGGGTCACCTCAAAACACTTGTCCGGCGCTGGTGAAACATGACGGCAGTTTGCAACTCGTGATCACCACGGCGGTGGAAAACATGAGCCCCGCGGATCAACAGGCATGCCCCAATGCGGGCCGATTGTTTGTCGCCGACAGCGGATTGAGCGCGCAGGGGTTTGATTCGCCCAAGTTCCCTCGATAG
- a CDS encoding 6-pyruvoyl trahydropterin synthase family protein: MRRFVFCAGHRLVGHEGKCQNLHGHNYVVEVYVTGAEQDAVGRILDFKLLKQRVNGWLDDHWDHTFILWDQDENGLAAIRSSQPHRIYELDCNPTAENMAIHFLEKICPVILDGTGATAFKVRLWESEETCAEVELNRQKPTNPVTP; the protein is encoded by the coding sequence ATGCGTCGTTTTGTCTTCTGCGCCGGTCATCGCCTGGTGGGACACGAAGGCAAATGCCAGAATTTGCACGGTCACAACTACGTCGTGGAAGTCTATGTGACAGGAGCAGAGCAAGACGCGGTGGGGCGGATCTTGGATTTCAAATTGCTCAAGCAACGCGTCAACGGTTGGCTGGACGACCACTGGGACCACACCTTCATTTTGTGGGACCAAGACGAAAACGGTCTGGCCGCGATCCGCTCATCGCAACCCCACCGGATCTATGAGCTTGATTGCAACCCGACAGCCGAAAACATGGCGATCCATTTCTTGGAAAAAATCTGCCCCGTGATCCTCGACGGCACCGGAGCAACTGCTTTCAAGGTGCGGTTATGGGAAAGCGAAGAAACCTGCGCAGAGGTCGAACTGAATCGCCAAAAACCGACCAACCCGGTAACCCCGTAA